The following are encoded in a window of Streptococcus pasteurianus genomic DNA:
- a CDS encoding glycoside hydrolase family 13 protein: MMTNWWKKAVIYQIYPRSFKDSNGDGIGDIRGILEKLDYLKNLGIDAIWLSPVYQSPMVDNGYDVGDYCKIDPIFGTLSDFDKLVNQSKKLGIRLIMDMVVNHTSDQHAWFQESCKSKHNSKRNFYIWRDQPIGNPSNWTYDSQTNQYYYHLFSPQQPDLNWENKEVRQQIYQMMNFWLDKGISGFRLDVIDLIGKQVDKEVTVNGPHLHDYLQEMHEATFGKRDCLVVGEAWSSSPELAKLYSAPERKELSMVFGFWHILTSAGNGDKWNKLPLNVPKLKEALLAWQSLKPNQAWNALFTNNHDLPRIVSFWGDEGDYRERSAKAFAILFHLLRGTPFIYQGEELGMTNYPFTDLSEFKDIESWDFYKLQRQIGKSKEDILNILRDMSRDNARTPMQWTSDIQAGFTTGIPWISVNPNYVNINAKDALAEPQSIFTTYQNLIRLRHDEDWVTTGETLFLDSVDSVIAYLRKTSHQTILVVINLSSYPQNFESDFIIKRLIIGNVSFPDSLSMVLLQPWQAFAIEIDSVTRED; this comes from the coding sequence ATGATGACTAATTGGTGGAAAAAAGCTGTTATTTATCAGATTTATCCACGTTCTTTTAAAGATAGTAATGGTGATGGAATAGGAGATATACGTGGAATCTTAGAGAAGTTAGATTATCTAAAAAACTTAGGAATTGATGCTATTTGGCTATCTCCTGTTTATCAATCTCCCATGGTTGATAATGGTTATGATGTGGGGGATTATTGTAAAATCGACCCAATTTTTGGAACGCTATCAGATTTTGATAAGCTTGTCAATCAGTCAAAAAAACTAGGAATTCGTCTGATTATGGATATGGTGGTAAATCATACTTCGGACCAACATGCTTGGTTTCAAGAATCTTGTAAATCTAAGCATAATTCTAAAAGAAATTTCTATATCTGGCGTGATCAGCCTATCGGAAATCCTAGTAACTGGACCTATGATTCGCAGACCAATCAGTATTATTACCATCTCTTTAGTCCCCAGCAACCTGATCTTAACTGGGAAAATAAAGAAGTTCGTCAGCAAATTTATCAGATGATGAATTTTTGGTTAGACAAAGGTATTAGCGGTTTTCGTTTGGATGTGATTGATTTGATTGGTAAGCAAGTCGATAAGGAAGTGACAGTAAATGGTCCGCATCTTCATGATTATCTTCAAGAAATGCATGAGGCTACCTTCGGAAAGCGTGATTGTCTTGTCGTTGGTGAGGCTTGGTCGAGTTCACCAGAGTTGGCAAAGCTTTACAGTGCGCCAGAACGTAAGGAATTGTCGATGGTTTTTGGCTTTTGGCATATCTTGACTTCAGCTGGAAATGGTGACAAATGGAATAAACTTCCTTTAAATGTACCAAAACTAAAAGAGGCTCTACTTGCTTGGCAATCACTAAAGCCAAATCAAGCATGGAATGCTTTATTTACAAATAATCATGATTTGCCACGCATAGTATCTTTCTGGGGTGATGAAGGAGACTATCGTGAGCGTTCGGCTAAAGCTTTTGCTATTCTTTTTCACTTGCTACGAGGCACACCCTTTATTTATCAGGGAGAAGAATTGGGCATGACCAACTATCCCTTTACTGACTTGTCGGAGTTTAAAGATATAGAATCGTGGGATTTTTACAAGTTACAACGACAAATTGGGAAGTCAAAAGAAGATATTTTGAATATCTTACGTGATATGAGTCGTGACAATGCTAGAACCCCTATGCAATGGACAAGTGATATCCAAGCAGGATTTACAACGGGGATTCCTTGGATATCAGTAAATCCTAATTATGTCAATATTAATGCAAAGGATGCTTTAGCAGAGCCTCAATCTATTTTTACGACTTATCAAAATCTGATTCGTCTGAGACACGATGAAGATTGGGTCACTACGGGAGAAACTTTATTTCTAGATAGTGTTGATAGCGTTATTGCCTATCTCAGAAAAACATCTCACCAGACAATTCTTGTGGTCATTAATTTGTCATCCTATCCACAGAATTTTGAGTCTGATTTTATTATAAAACGTCTTATTATTGGTAATGTCTCATTTCCAGATTCGCTGAGTATGGTTTTGCTCCAACCTTGGCAAGCTTTTGCTATCGAAATCGATTCGGTGACTAGGGAAGACTAA
- a CDS encoding ABC transporter substrate-binding protein, whose translation MKKYQRIALASLSILAATTLVACGTSKSSKEGSSDKILHMYQKGDKPDNYEELMAQANKIIEKETGYKLEISYIGWGDYDKKMNVIISSGEDYDIAFAQDYATNASKGAFADLTDLAPKYAKTAYESLNPSYIEGNKINGKLYAFPVNANIYAQQVITFNKQYLDKYNLSINDVNSFASAQKVLEEFHEKEPNIAALAVGQGYKTPGNVDYVLGNGLPFVVDVTGDGKKIQNVYDIPSYVENLKLMHEYYTKGLIPADAATSSTAYDLNSNNWFARIETQGPYDYGDTILTQAAGQELVSKPLTESLITTDQARVANFVVSNTSKHKKEAVQVLGLINSNEKLLNTLVYGIEGKQWEKTGDKKIKTLKSYSEGVTHMPAWNTGNNALLYTTDAVTDEMIAKRDESIKNASVSPLLGFTFDQSKVKSEISNLSNVMSQYLDQLNTGSVDPTETLPKLKDDLKKAGFDKVQKEMQAQYDDYLKSKESN comes from the coding sequence ATGAAAAAATACCAAAGAATTGCTCTTGCTTCACTGTCGATATTGGCAGCTACAACTCTCGTAGCTTGTGGAACTTCAAAATCTTCTAAAGAAGGTTCTAGTGACAAAATCCTGCACATGTATCAAAAAGGTGATAAGCCGGATAATTATGAAGAGTTGATGGCTCAAGCTAATAAAATTATTGAAAAAGAAACAGGATATAAACTAGAAATTAGTTACATTGGTTGGGGAGATTATGATAAAAAAATGAATGTTATAATTTCTTCTGGTGAGGATTACGATATAGCTTTTGCTCAGGATTATGCGACTAATGCTTCTAAGGGAGCGTTTGCTGATTTGACAGACTTAGCACCTAAGTATGCTAAAACTGCATATGAATCTCTCAATCCATCTTATATTGAAGGAAATAAGATTAATGGTAAACTTTATGCTTTTCCTGTAAATGCGAATATTTATGCCCAACAAGTAATTACTTTTAATAAACAGTATCTTGATAAGTATAATTTATCAATTAATGATGTGAATTCCTTTGCGTCAGCTCAAAAAGTTTTAGAAGAATTTCATGAAAAAGAGCCAAATATTGCAGCTCTAGCTGTTGGTCAAGGGTATAAAACACCAGGAAATGTTGATTATGTATTAGGAAATGGCCTACCATTTGTGGTTGATGTGACTGGAGATGGAAAGAAAATTCAAAATGTATATGATATTCCTTCTTATGTTGAGAATTTAAAACTAATGCATGAATATTATACAAAAGGACTTATTCCAGCAGATGCTGCTACTTCTAGTACTGCTTATGATTTGAACTCAAACAACTGGTTTGCTCGAATTGAGACTCAAGGTCCTTACGATTATGGTGATACCATCTTAACGCAAGCTGCAGGTCAAGAATTAGTTTCAAAACCTTTGACAGAATCATTGATTACAACTGACCAAGCACGTGTAGCAAATTTTGTTGTCTCAAATACTTCTAAACATAAAAAAGAAGCAGTGCAAGTTCTTGGATTAATCAACAGCAACGAAAAGCTACTTAATACTCTTGTTTATGGTATTGAAGGTAAACAATGGGAAAAAACGGGTGATAAGAAGATTAAAACATTGAAATCTTATAGTGAAGGTGTAACACACATGCCTGCTTGGAATACTGGAAATAATGCCCTTCTTTACACTACAGATGCTGTTACAGATGAGATGATTGCTAAAAGAGATGAGTCTATTAAAAATGCTTCTGTTTCACCATTATTAGGTTTTACTTTCGATCAATCAAAAGTAAAATCTGAGATTTCAAATCTTTCTAATGTGATGAGTCAGTACTTGGACCAATTAAATACAGGAAGTGTTGATCCGACTGAAACATTGCCAAAACTAAAAGATGATTTGAAGAAAGCTGGTTTTGATAAAGTACAAAAAGAAATGCAAGCACAATATGATGATTATCTTAAAAGTAAAGAATCTAACTAA
- a CDS encoding carbohydrate ABC transporter permease yields the protein MKKKKKKIASLSVRGFNRPVNFIFNIVIALFAISCVLPFLFVLAISLTKESALQQYGYSFFPREWSFYAYTFLFDQMKEKMLQSLFVTILVTVLGTVINATATSLYAYAISRNNFPFRRFFTVFCLITMLFSPGMIANYLVVTNLLQLQDTIWALILPMAVSPFNIIVMRTFFKRSVPDSIIESARIDGASEMRIFTQIVLPLAVPGIATISLFAALGYWNDWFNALLYISDDKLIPLQYLLMKIQNNLQYLTQNAGAGSQIAGGLAALPGESARMAIVVISTLPIAISYPFFQRYFVKGLTIGGVKE from the coding sequence GTGAAGAAAAAAAAGAAAAAAATAGCATCTTTATCTGTTAGGGGATTTAATCGTCCGGTCAATTTTATCTTCAATATTGTGATTGCGTTATTTGCGATTTCATGTGTTCTCCCCTTTTTATTTGTTTTAGCTATTTCACTTACAAAAGAATCAGCTTTACAGCAATATGGTTATAGTTTTTTTCCTAGGGAATGGAGCTTTTATGCTTACACTTTCTTGTTTGATCAGATGAAAGAGAAGATGTTGCAGTCTTTATTTGTAACAATTCTTGTAACAGTTCTTGGGACAGTGATTAATGCGACGGCAACTTCTTTATATGCTTATGCAATTTCTCGGAATAACTTTCCTTTTCGTCGCTTTTTTACAGTATTTTGTCTTATCACTATGCTGTTTTCACCTGGTATGATTGCTAACTATCTTGTTGTAACCAATCTTTTGCAACTGCAAGATACAATTTGGGCCTTAATTTTACCAATGGCAGTTTCTCCATTTAATATTATTGTTATGCGAACCTTTTTCAAACGTTCGGTTCCGGATTCTATTATTGAGTCAGCACGTATTGACGGGGCTAGCGAGATGAGAATCTTTACTCAAATTGTTCTTCCACTAGCTGTCCCTGGTATTGCTACTATCTCACTTTTTGCAGCGCTTGGCTATTGGAATGATTGGTTCAATGCTCTACTTTATATATCAGATGATAAGCTGATACCGTTGCAGTATTTATTGATGAAGATTCAAAATAATCTACAATATTTGACGCAAAATGCTGGAGCAGGATCACAGATTGCTGGTGGTCTAGCGGCTCTTCCGGGAGAATCAGCTCGAATGGCTATTGTCGTTATCTCAACTTTGCCGATTGCAATCAGCTATCCTTTCTTCCAACGCTATTTTGTTAAGGGATTGACAATTGGCGGTGTCAAAGAATAG
- a CDS encoding ABC transporter permease has translation MTKFFKNLWRYKALVAMALPGAVWMVFFFYIPVFANVVAFKDFHLDPAGFLASLSNSPWVGLSNFEFLFSSGAAFDITRNTILYNLGFITLNLFISISFAIIMSELRNKKLVKVYQTMSLFPYFLSWIVISYFVYAFLAPGKTGIINQLIMNNGGVPVNWYQEPKYWVAIILFIGVWKGIGYNSIVYFATVMGINPTYYEAAMVDGATKWQQIKHVTIPQVIPLMTILTILAVGNIFRADFGLFYNVPRQSGALTSVTQVLDTYIYNGLANTGDLGMATAAALYQSVVGFILLMITNFFARKLDSDSALF, from the coding sequence ATGACAAAATTTTTCAAAAATCTTTGGAGATACAAAGCTTTGGTAGCTATGGCTTTGCCTGGTGCTGTTTGGATGGTTTTCTTCTTTTACATCCCAGTTTTTGCTAATGTTGTCGCTTTCAAAGACTTTCATTTAGATCCAGCAGGTTTTTTAGCTAGTTTATCCAATAGCCCTTGGGTAGGATTGAGTAATTTTGAATTCCTCTTTTCTTCAGGAGCAGCTTTTGACATTACTCGTAACACTATTCTTTATAATCTTGGTTTTATTACTCTGAATTTGTTTATTTCGATTTCATTTGCCATTATTATGAGTGAGTTACGTAATAAAAAGCTTGTAAAAGTGTATCAGACAATGTCACTTTTCCCTTACTTTCTTTCTTGGATTGTAATTTCTTACTTTGTTTATGCATTTTTGGCACCAGGAAAAACAGGTATTATCAACCAACTCATTATGAATAATGGTGGTGTGCCTGTTAACTGGTACCAAGAACCAAAGTATTGGGTTGCTATAATTCTCTTTATTGGTGTCTGGAAAGGAATTGGTTATAACTCAATTGTTTATTTTGCTACTGTCATGGGAATCAATCCAACCTATTATGAAGCAGCCATGGTAGATGGAGCTACAAAATGGCAACAAATTAAACATGTTACCATACCACAAGTTATTCCTTTGATGACCATTTTGACCATACTAGCAGTGGGTAATATTTTTAGAGCAGACTTTGGATTATTCTACAATGTACCACGTCAGTCAGGTGCCTTAACTTCGGTTACTCAGGTGTTAGATACTTACATCTATAATGGTTTGGCTAATACAGGAGATTTAGGAATGGCGACGGCTGCCGCACTTTATCAGTCAGTTGTTGGTTTTATTTTGTTAATGATTACAAACTTTTTCGCTCGTAAATTAGATAGCGATTCTGCCTTATTCTAG
- a CDS encoding alpha-mannosidase translates to MTKKTVHIISHSHWDREWYMAYEEHHMRLIQLIDDLLDLFKADPDFDSFHLDGQTIILEDYLQVRPERRQELAEAITAGKLKIGPFYILQDDFLISPEANVRNMLIGRQDSEHWGSPVELGYFPDTFGNMGQAPQLMKGAKLNAAAFGRGVKPIGFDNQVLEQSDEAYSSQFSEMWWEGPDGTKILGILFANWYSNGNEIPSEKEAAKSFWKEKLADVERFASTSHLLMMNGVDHQPVQKDLSKAIRLANELFPDYHFVHSNWPAYLEAVCSDLPEELSTVTGELTSQETDGWYTLANTASSRVYLKQWNTKVERQLENVAEPLASLAYRVTNQYPHDQLTYAWKTLLQNHPHDSICGCSVDAVHREMMTRFEKAYDVGNFIAEDALVELSKAITFEGEHPFVVFNTASYSKTGEVEVEVVLERKFFKDGRPDQLYDHLQTRPQCQYKVVDRNGCEIPAMISDEEVLFDYDLPKDRFRIPYMKRFVKVTLFLKDMPAFSWDTYDLVRADTASYQKESMIFDRIIENEYIQLKVQENGSLRLFDKISQKVFHDLLVFEETGDIGNEYIYFQPTGTKPILSTDLPTTFSVVIDRPELAKVRLEQVMMVPESADALLEEEQKKVLEFRNRKAGRSEKMIPMKVTTFITVRQYSKKIDFETYVDNQAKDHRLRVLFPTGMKVATHEADSIYEVVTRPNVVPKTWENPTNPQHQQAFVNLRNDQYGLTVGNFGLNEYEILDSSTIALTLFRGVGEMGDWGYFPTPEAQTLGKLRFCYSLECHGQPRERYKTYQNAYASQVPFSAIQILSTDDNTSTKMPSHGTMVAIDDERFAVTALKRRISDNGLVLRGFNLSNQSIDLKFNGALQLNLLEEALDTPFEGHVGPCNIQTLLIKEEE, encoded by the coding sequence ATGACAAAGAAAACAGTACATATCATTTCTCATAGTCATTGGGATCGGGAATGGTATATGGCTTATGAAGAACATCACATGCGACTGATTCAGTTGATTGATGATTTATTGGATTTATTTAAGGCAGATCCAGACTTTGATAGTTTTCATTTAGATGGACAAACTATTATTCTAGAGGATTATTTGCAAGTAAGACCTGAAAGGCGTCAAGAATTAGCTGAAGCGATTACTGCAGGCAAATTAAAAATTGGACCTTTTTATATTTTACAAGATGATTTTTTAATTAGTCCTGAAGCGAATGTTCGTAATATGTTAATAGGACGTCAAGATTCTGAGCATTGGGGCTCGCCAGTAGAACTAGGTTATTTTCCAGATACTTTTGGTAACATGGGACAAGCTCCACAACTCATGAAAGGTGCAAAACTAAATGCCGCAGCTTTTGGTCGAGGGGTTAAACCTATTGGTTTTGATAATCAGGTTTTAGAGCAGTCCGATGAAGCTTATAGCTCACAGTTTTCAGAAATGTGGTGGGAAGGACCAGATGGAACTAAGATTTTAGGGATTTTATTTGCTAACTGGTATTCTAATGGAAATGAGATACCTTCAGAAAAGGAAGCTGCAAAAAGCTTTTGGAAAGAAAAATTAGCAGACGTGGAGCGCTTTGCTTCTACATCTCACCTTTTGATGATGAATGGAGTTGATCATCAACCAGTTCAAAAAGATTTGAGTAAGGCTATTCGACTAGCCAATGAACTTTTTCCAGACTATCATTTTGTTCATAGCAACTGGCCAGCCTATTTAGAGGCAGTATGTTCGGATTTGCCTGAGGAGCTTTCTACGGTAACAGGAGAATTGACTTCTCAAGAGACTGATGGTTGGTATACTTTGGCCAATACAGCTTCTAGCCGTGTTTATCTCAAACAGTGGAATACAAAAGTAGAACGCCAATTGGAAAATGTTGCCGAGCCACTAGCGAGTCTGGCTTACCGAGTGACTAATCAGTATCCACATGATCAATTAACTTATGCATGGAAGACGCTTCTGCAAAATCATCCTCATGATAGCATTTGTGGTTGTTCAGTTGATGCAGTACATCGTGAAATGATGACACGTTTTGAGAAAGCTTACGATGTCGGAAACTTTATTGCTGAGGATGCCTTAGTGGAATTATCAAAAGCAATTACTTTTGAAGGGGAACATCCTTTTGTAGTATTTAATACGGCAAGTTATTCAAAAACTGGTGAGGTCGAAGTTGAGGTGGTTTTGGAACGCAAGTTCTTTAAGGATGGACGTCCGGATCAACTCTATGATCATTTACAAACACGTCCTCAATGTCAATATAAGGTTGTTGATCGAAATGGCTGTGAAATTCCAGCTATGATTAGTGATGAGGAAGTTCTATTTGATTATGATTTACCAAAAGACCGTTTCCGAATCCCTTATATGAAACGTTTTGTTAAAGTCACTCTCTTCTTGAAGGATATGCCTGCTTTTTCTTGGGATACTTACGATTTAGTTCGAGCAGATACAGCCTCTTATCAGAAAGAAAGTATGATTTTTGATCGAATTATTGAAAATGAATATATTCAATTGAAAGTTCAAGAAAACGGTAGCCTGCGTTTGTTTGATAAGATTTCGCAAAAAGTTTTTCATGATTTACTTGTTTTTGAAGAGACAGGAGATATAGGGAATGAATACATCTATTTCCAACCAACAGGCACAAAGCCAATCCTGTCAACGGATTTACCAACTACTTTCTCTGTTGTCATAGATAGACCAGAATTAGCAAAAGTTCGATTAGAGCAAGTCATGATGGTTCCTGAATCAGCAGATGCCTTGTTGGAAGAAGAACAGAAAAAAGTTTTGGAATTCCGTAATCGAAAGGCAGGCCGTTCTGAGAAGATGATACCGATGAAAGTAACAACTTTCATAACAGTTCGTCAATACTCGAAAAAAATAGATTTTGAAACTTATGTGGACAATCAAGCTAAAGATCATCGCCTTCGGGTACTCTTTCCAACAGGTATGAAAGTAGCGACTCATGAAGCAGATAGTATTTATGAAGTGGTAACTAGACCAAATGTAGTACCAAAAACATGGGAGAATCCAACAAACCCACAACATCAGCAGGCTTTTGTAAATTTACGTAATGACCAATATGGTCTAACTGTTGGTAACTTTGGTTTGAATGAATATGAAATTTTAGATAGTTCGACTATTGCACTTACTCTCTTTAGGGGAGTCGGTGAGATGGGGGATTGGGGCTACTTCCCAACGCCGGAAGCACAAACATTGGGCAAGCTTAGATTTTGCTATAGCTTAGAATGTCATGGTCAACCAAGGGAACGTTATAAGACTTATCAAAATGCTTATGCTAGTCAAGTACCATTTTCAGCGATTCAGATTTTATCCACAGATGATAATACATCTACCAAGATGCCGTCTCATGGAACAATGGTAGCTATTGATGATGAGCGTTTTGCTGTGACAGCTTTAAAACGTCGTATATCTGATAATGGTCTCGTCTTACGTGGTTTTAATCTATCGAATCAATCGATTGATTTGAAATTTAATGGAGCTTTACAACTTAATTTATTGGAAGAAGCTTTAGATACACCTTTTGAGGGGCATGTCGGTCCATGCAATATTCAAACTCTATTAATTAAGGAGGAAGAATAA
- a CDS encoding glycoside hydrolase family 125 protein — MTIPKSVQKFMEEITELCGETHKEWAINFNHSFSNTLETTLKVHDDGTTFLLTGDIPAMWLRDSTAQMRPYLVLAEKDEAIRNLIAGLVRKQMYYINLDPYANAFNESENFAGHQSDHTNFNSAKGWIWERKYEIDSLCYPVQLAYLLYKNTGYTEHFDEVFVEAASKILDVFEIEQNHEKSEYRFVRDTERLEDTLPREGRGTAVAYTGMTWSGFRPSDDACQYGYLVPSNMFAVVVLDYLVEIFTNLIPNDTLACRAEKLCMVIRDGLENHAKTTNQKGETIWAYEVDGLGQASIMDDSNVPNLMAAPYLGFCEMDDACYLQTRETLLSQENPFYYEGTYACGIGSSHTPENYVWPIAMAMEGLTSLDKKEKRRILDQLVATDAGTHLMHEGFDVDNPKHYTREWFSWANMMFCELVMDYFDIRVKR; from the coding sequence ATGACTATTCCAAAATCGGTTCAAAAATTTATGGAAGAAATAACGGAACTTTGTGGTGAAACTCATAAAGAGTGGGCGATTAATTTTAATCATTCTTTTTCAAATACCTTAGAAACGACCTTAAAAGTTCATGACGATGGTACTACTTTTTTGTTGACAGGTGATATTCCAGCTATGTGGCTGCGGGACTCGACAGCTCAAATGCGTCCTTATCTTGTATTAGCCGAAAAAGATGAAGCTATTCGGAACTTAATTGCTGGCCTTGTTCGTAAGCAAATGTATTATATCAATCTCGATCCATATGCAAATGCCTTTAATGAAAGCGAAAATTTTGCAGGTCATCAGAGTGACCACACAAATTTTAATAGTGCAAAAGGATGGATTTGGGAACGCAAATACGAGATTGATTCGCTTTGTTATCCTGTTCAACTAGCTTATTTGCTTTATAAAAATACGGGCTATACAGAGCATTTTGATGAAGTTTTTGTAGAAGCAGCAAGTAAAATATTAGATGTCTTCGAAATAGAACAAAATCATGAAAAGTCTGAGTATCGTTTTGTTCGTGATACGGAGCGTTTGGAAGATACGTTACCACGAGAAGGACGTGGGACAGCTGTCGCTTACACGGGGATGACTTGGTCCGGTTTTAGACCAAGTGATGATGCTTGTCAATATGGTTATCTGGTTCCGTCTAATATGTTTGCAGTAGTAGTGTTAGATTACCTTGTGGAGATTTTTACCAATCTTATCCCAAATGATACTCTAGCTTGTCGAGCTGAGAAATTATGTATGGTGATTCGGGACGGGTTGGAGAACCATGCCAAGACGACAAATCAAAAAGGTGAGACTATTTGGGCCTATGAAGTAGATGGTCTTGGTCAAGCATCTATTATGGACGACAGCAATGTTCCTAATTTAATGGCGGCTCCTTATCTTGGCTTTTGTGAGATGGATGATGCCTGCTACCTTCAAACGCGAGAGACACTACTAAGTCAGGAAAATCCATTTTATTATGAAGGAACATATGCGTGTGGTATTGGTTCCAGTCATACTCCTGAAAACTATGTGTGGCCAATTGCAATGGCTATGGAAGGACTAACTAGTTTAGATAAAAAAGAGAAAAGACGTATCTTAGATCAGTTGGTTGCAACTGATGCAGGGACGCATTTGATGCATGAAGGCTTTGATGTTGATAACCCGAAACACTATACTCGAGAGTGGTTTAGTTGGGCTAATATGATGTTTTGTGAATTAGTTATGGATTATTTTGATATTCGTGTAAAAAGATAA
- a CDS encoding GntR family transcriptional regulator, whose translation MTLPLYQHISDDLKQKIVSGYFKVGDQLPTEKELSESYSVSRITAKRALNDLEHLGLVSRTRGKGTFVQLPQKQQTHSSKQILFLIPFEGVSFGNFTQGLVPTLDNSDIKVFITYANYLNENTVADITKSFDGLIYYPLSTAQYLDILLELSLQQFPVVLLDKPIYSFQFPCVSSDNFNGGEQATQALLELGHQRIAFLTSNEKHHPHTTRNRYLGYIKVLNEYNIPFHTTLDNALYTEDSVLELVREQKVTGLVCENDLVALQAMKTLQDNNFSIPNDLSIIGFDDIQAASLSNPPLTTVAQDFFRMGQVAGQLLLDWIQTGERPNDVKIPVHLVKRKTLKEHTI comes from the coding sequence ATGACGTTACCTCTCTACCAACATATCTCTGACGATTTAAAACAAAAAATTGTTAGTGGTTATTTTAAAGTAGGAGACCAGCTTCCAACTGAAAAGGAACTTTCCGAAAGTTACTCTGTAAGCCGCATCACTGCCAAGCGAGCTCTTAATGATTTAGAGCATCTTGGACTTGTTAGTAGGACCAGAGGAAAAGGTACCTTTGTCCAACTCCCTCAAAAGCAACAAACCCACTCTTCGAAACAAATCCTCTTTCTCATTCCATTTGAAGGTGTCTCTTTTGGTAATTTCACCCAGGGACTTGTACCAACTTTAGATAATAGTGATATCAAAGTTTTTATTACCTATGCTAATTATCTAAATGAAAATACCGTCGCTGATATTACCAAAAGTTTTGATGGTTTGATTTACTATCCTCTATCGACTGCACAGTATCTAGATATCTTATTAGAACTTTCCCTACAGCAATTTCCTGTTGTATTATTAGATAAACCAATCTATAGTTTTCAATTTCCGTGTGTCTCTTCAGATAATTTTAATGGTGGTGAACAAGCTACACAAGCACTATTAGAACTAGGGCATCAGCGCATTGCCTTTCTTACTAGCAATGAAAAACATCATCCTCATACAACTAGAAATCGCTACTTAGGTTATATTAAAGTTCTCAATGAATATAATATTCCTTTTCATACTACATTAGATAATGCGCTGTATACAGAAGATTCGGTCTTAGAATTAGTGCGTGAGCAAAAGGTAACTGGTTTAGTTTGCGAAAATGATTTAGTGGCTCTACAAGCAATGAAAACATTACAAGATAATAATTTTTCTATCCCAAATGATCTTTCCATTATAGGGTTTGATGACATTCAGGCAGCGAGTCTTTCCAATCCACCACTTACTACAGTAGCACAAGATTTCTTTCGTATGGGACAGGTCGCTGGTCAACTTCTTCTAGACTGGATTCAAACAGGAGAAAGGCCAAATGATGTTAAAATCCCTGTCCATCTTGTAAAACGCAAAACTTTAAAGGAGCACACAATATAA